One Triticum dicoccoides isolate Atlit2015 ecotype Zavitan chromosome 4B, WEW_v2.0, whole genome shotgun sequence genomic window carries:
- the LOC119292827 gene encoding protein ARABIDILLO 1-like has translation MRASGAATSWVVGRTRISTTTRTTPPSRRSSTPASTVIWSTLKRLLAFLSQGFYVAHLFPQSLEVKKLVYLYLLHYAEETALVPDEGGITIFTNLAKSTNRLVAEEAAGGLWNLSVGEEHKAAIAAAGGIKALVDLIFCWPAGTDGVLERASGVLANLAADDKCSLEVAKAGGVHALVTLARSCKLEGVLEQAARALANLAAHGDNNNNNAAVCQEAGALEALVQLTCSQNEGVRQEAAGALWNLSFDDGNREVIAAAGGVEALVSLAQQCLNASEGLQERAAGALWGLSASESNR, from the exons ATGCGGGCCAGCGGCGCGGCAACTTCGTGGGTGGTGGGGCGGACGCGCATCTCTACGACGACCCGGACGACGCCGCCATCCCGGCGCTCCTCGACTCCCGCTTCGACGGTGATATGGTCGACGCTCAAGCGCCTCCTCGCCTTCCTCTCGCAGGGCTTCTACGTCGCCCACCTCTTCCCGCAG TCGCTAGAGGTGAAGAAGCTCGTCTACCTCTACCTGCTCCACTACGCCGAA GAAACTGCACTTGTCCCTG ATGAAGGAGGTATCACCATTTTCACTAATTTGGCTAAGTCAACAAATCGACTTGTTGCTGAAGAAGCTGCTGGTGGCCTTTGGAATCTCTCCGTTGGTGAGGAGCACAAG GCGGCTATTGCGGCAGCTGGTGGTATAAAGGCTTTGGTTGATCTTATATTTTGTTGGCCTGCTGGGACTGATGGAGTTCTT GAACGTGCTTCTGGTGTGCTTGCAAACCTAGCTGCTGATGACAAGTGCAGCCTGGAAGTCGCAAAGGCTGGTGGTGTCCATGCTTTGGTTACACTTGCTCGATCATGTAAACTTGAGGGCGTCCTAGAACAG GCGGCAAGGGCTCTAGCCAACTTAGCTGCACATGGAGATAACAACAACAATAATGCGGCTGTATGTCAGGAAGCAGGGGCTCTTGAGGCATTAGTGCAACTAACATGTTCTCAAAACGAGGGTGTAAG GCAAGAGGCTGCTGGTGCTTTGTGGAACCTATCATTTGATGATGGGAATCGTGAAGTTATTGCTGCTGCGGGGGGTGTTGAAGCATTG GTTTCACTTGCACAACAATGTCTGAATGCTTCGGAAGGCCTTCAGGAGAGAGCTGCTGGCGCATTATGGGGACTATCTGCCTCAGAATCGAACAG GTAG